GGGTCACCTGGCGCACGAGCAGGACGGCCCGCGCTACCTGTACCTGCCCACCGTTCCGCGTGAGTCGGCCCGGCGCAGCGCGCTTTCGCACATGGTACGCACCTTCTTCGGCGGCTCCACCGAGGCCGCGGTCGCCGCGCTGCTGGACGAATCGCGCAACCGGATGTCCGAAGCCGAGCTGGAGCGCATCGCCAGCCTGATCGAAACGGCGCGCAGCCAGGGCCACTGACGGATGGCCATCCCGCTCCCCGCCCACGA
This DNA window, taken from Longimicrobium sp., encodes the following:
- a CDS encoding BlaI/MecI/CopY family transcriptional regulator, which codes for MPDASTASDLSRRERQIMDVVYRLGKASVNDVLDRIPEPPSYSAVRALMRILEEKGHLAHEQDGPRYLYLPTVPRESARRSALSHMVRTFFGGSTEAAVAALLDESRNRMSEAELERIASLIETARSQGH